A stretch of the Bradyrhizobium arachidis genome encodes the following:
- the fabI gene encoding enoyl-ACP reductase FabI, with amino-acid sequence MTLLMKGKRGLIMGIANDHSIAWGMAKTLHAHGAELAFTFQGDAQGKRVKPLAEQLGVELVLPCDVEDIASVDATFAALRAKWGQLDFVIHAIGFADKNELKGRYADTSRENFSRTMVISCFSFTEVAKRAADMMPAGGAMITLTYGASQRSMPNYNVMGVAKAALEASVRYLATDFGPKGIRVNAISAGPVRTLAGSGIGEARAMFAFQQKHSPLGRGVTLEELGGSALYLLSDLSGGVTGEIHYVDSGYNVVLMPKPENLKAD; translated from the coding sequence ATGACACTGTTGATGAAGGGCAAGCGCGGTCTGATCATGGGCATCGCCAATGATCATTCGATCGCCTGGGGCATGGCGAAGACGTTGCACGCCCACGGCGCCGAGCTCGCCTTCACCTTCCAGGGCGACGCACAAGGCAAGCGCGTCAAGCCGCTGGCGGAGCAGCTCGGCGTGGAGCTGGTGCTGCCCTGCGACGTCGAGGACATCGCCAGCGTCGATGCCACCTTCGCGGCGCTGCGCGCGAAATGGGGCCAGCTCGACTTCGTGATCCACGCGATCGGCTTTGCCGACAAGAACGAGCTGAAGGGCCGCTACGCCGACACCAGCCGCGAGAATTTTTCGCGCACGATGGTCATCTCCTGCTTCTCCTTCACGGAAGTGGCGAAGCGCGCCGCCGACATGATGCCGGCGGGTGGCGCCATGATCACGCTGACCTACGGCGCCTCTCAGCGTTCGATGCCGAACTACAACGTCATGGGCGTCGCCAAGGCGGCGCTGGAGGCGTCCGTCCGCTACCTCGCCACCGATTTCGGACCGAAAGGCATCCGCGTCAATGCGATCTCGGCAGGGCCCGTGCGTACGCTCGCCGGCTCCGGCATCGGCGAGGCGCGCGCGATGTTCGCATTTCAGCAAAAGCATTCGCCGCTCGGCCGCGGCGTCACGCTGGAGGAGCTCGGCGGCTCGGCGCTGTATTTGCTGTCCGATTTGTCGGGTGGCGTGACCGGCGAAATCCACTACGTCGATTCCGGCTACAACGTCGTGCTGATGCCGAAGCCGGAAAACCTCAAGGCGGATTAG
- a CDS encoding autotransporter outer membrane beta-barrel domain-containing protein, whose amino-acid sequence MRGGTVLPMGYATLRARTLACAACAVALGGGPAPVLAQSAIWDATLQNTSWYVPTAQLLAYASPKTGFSNPIPIGDQTLWSIGTATNGSFTGTSVAQLKLGSVLLTDTSTFQGFVTNAGQITMLFTPISGGAVTVGLGHMRSINGVTEMEMQMITGDSLLVTHWAYMLPYNPATFTPPAPQPIPANSVPQWAWTSGTPWRIVSPAIFGTSTPGRFVITNYQNGYFWGAGVAPAGSGGGTFTLLGSVTSEGNILFNTLSRGTLTSLYGAASGDASGSQMIVSTYDLTGNLTGGLATMSLVQPYAQTLQAQNNRVGLGAADVLYRLSTTSLGWTGSMVSGFAALDNLGGQNLSNAINQTLPVLTGAASQATYATQRAVREAVTGRLDDISGLNPGIAPERHFWMKPLGGIVRQSGLDGIPGYNASGGGIAAGADASISPRALLGGMFAYSHQSITGSDDAVPQRLAIDSYQLGLYGTYALSHGLLLDGQLDGAFNDNGESRSLTFIGNTATARYSSTTGHGGAAIRKRIPVTADLTLTPSLRLDYGEVRSAAYQESGAGGFSLNVDSQVYRELTVTAGVKSVYRLAKRLCATAEVGVGYNTLNQGLQINSAFAGGGSSFVTTGLSLSPWIYSANLGLVAAGSDKVDVGVRYGVQATSSGLLQQSGFAVFKLKL is encoded by the coding sequence ATGCGCGGGGGAACGGTTCTGCCGATGGGATATGCGACGCTTCGTGCCAGGACTTTGGCTTGCGCCGCCTGTGCCGTGGCGCTGGGCGGCGGCCCTGCGCCTGTCCTGGCCCAATCGGCGATCTGGGATGCGACGCTGCAAAACACCAGCTGGTATGTGCCGACGGCGCAATTGCTGGCCTATGCCTCGCCAAAGACCGGTTTCTCAAATCCGATTCCGATCGGCGATCAAACGCTGTGGTCGATCGGCACGGCCACGAACGGATCATTCACCGGGACGAGCGTGGCCCAGCTCAAGCTCGGGTCGGTACTCCTGACCGACACATCGACGTTCCAGGGCTTTGTGACCAACGCGGGACAGATCACCATGCTGTTCACGCCGATTTCGGGCGGCGCCGTGACCGTTGGTCTCGGCCACATGCGATCCATCAACGGCGTGACCGAGATGGAAATGCAGATGATCACCGGCGATAGCCTGTTGGTGACGCATTGGGCCTACATGCTGCCCTACAATCCCGCCACATTCACGCCGCCCGCCCCGCAACCGATTCCGGCGAACTCGGTGCCGCAATGGGCATGGACCTCCGGCACGCCATGGCGAATCGTCAGCCCCGCCATTTTCGGCACGTCGACCCCCGGACGCTTCGTCATCACGAACTACCAGAACGGTTATTTCTGGGGCGCCGGCGTCGCGCCCGCGGGAAGCGGCGGCGGCACGTTCACGCTGCTGGGCTCGGTGACGTCAGAAGGCAACATCCTGTTCAACACGCTGTCGCGCGGCACGCTGACGAGCCTCTATGGGGCGGCGAGCGGCGATGCATCAGGCTCGCAGATGATCGTGAGTACCTACGATCTCACCGGCAATCTCACAGGCGGATTGGCGACCATGTCCCTGGTCCAACCCTATGCCCAGACGTTGCAGGCCCAGAACAACCGGGTTGGGCTTGGCGCGGCGGATGTGCTGTACCGGCTGTCGACCACGTCGCTCGGATGGACGGGATCCATGGTTTCCGGATTTGCCGCCCTCGACAATCTCGGCGGGCAAAATCTCTCGAACGCGATCAATCAGACCTTGCCGGTGCTCACCGGCGCGGCCTCTCAGGCGACCTATGCCACGCAACGTGCGGTTCGCGAGGCCGTGACCGGCCGCCTCGACGACATCAGCGGACTAAATCCTGGCATTGCGCCGGAGCGACATTTCTGGATGAAGCCCCTTGGCGGTATCGTCAGGCAAAGCGGTCTGGACGGAATTCCTGGCTACAACGCCTCCGGCGGCGGCATCGCAGCCGGAGCGGATGCGTCGATATCGCCGCGGGCGCTGCTCGGCGGCATGTTCGCCTATTCGCATCAAAGCATCACCGGCAGTGACGATGCCGTTCCTCAGCGCCTGGCGATCGATTCCTATCAGCTGGGACTCTATGGCACCTACGCGCTCAGCCATGGCCTTCTGCTCGATGGCCAGCTCGATGGTGCCTTCAACGACAACGGTGAAAGCCGCTCGCTGACCTTCATCGGCAACACCGCCACGGCACGCTATAGTTCCACCACCGGCCACGGCGGCGCGGCGATCAGGAAACGGATACCGGTCACGGCCGATCTCACGCTCACGCCGTCGCTGCGGCTGGACTATGGCGAGGTTCGTTCCGCTGCCTACCAGGAGAGCGGGGCCGGCGGTTTTAGCCTCAATGTCGATTCGCAGGTCTATCGCGAGCTGACGGTGACGGCGGGAGTGAAGAGTGTCTATCGGCTCGCGAAGCGGCTCTGTGCCACCGCCGAAGTCGGCGTCGGCTACAACACCTTGAATCAGGGATTGCAGATCAATTCGGCGTTTGCCGGCGGCGGCAGCAGTTTTGTCACCACCGGGCTTAGCCTGTCGCCATGGATCTACTCCGCCAATCTCGGCCTTGTCGCCGCCGGCAGCGACAAGGTCGATGTCGGCGTCAGATACGGCGTGCAGGCGACATCCTCCGGCCTCCTGCAGCAATCCGGCTTCGCCGTCTTCAAGTTGAAGCTCTGA
- a CDS encoding ABC transporter substrate-binding protein, producing MRRREFITLLGSTAAIWPRLARAQRQGRIPKVGVLWHAANIEEETPYYQSLVEGFRKLGYVDGQNITLEHRFPNEVPEVFDRMAAELVSLKCDVLVGAGAAAAHLKKATRTIPIVFMFGFDPIGAGLVENFARPGGNVTGLSNFSVQLSAKRLQYLKEIVPTVTRVGLLINPNVKISSLYVQEATEAGIKLGVDTQSFEVRSLSDFEPAFNAMVKFGMQGVVANGESLIFQARKAIADLALARNLPSCGYVRELLEAGGLISYGVDQRAMARRVAVYVDRILKGEKPAELPVEQPTRFELLINLKTAKALGVIVPPTLITGADEVID from the coding sequence ATGAGACGACGCGAATTCATCACATTGCTCGGCAGCACGGCTGCGATCTGGCCACGCCTGGCGCGCGCACAACGGCAGGGTCGCATCCCCAAAGTTGGCGTCCTCTGGCATGCCGCGAACATCGAGGAAGAAACTCCATACTATCAGTCACTGGTTGAGGGTTTCAGGAAGCTGGGCTACGTCGACGGACAGAACATAACGCTAGAACACCGTTTTCCTAATGAAGTGCCCGAAGTTTTCGACAGGATGGCAGCCGAACTCGTATCTCTAAAGTGTGATGTGTTGGTTGGTGCCGGGGCAGCTGCGGCGCACTTGAAGAAGGCGACAAGAACAATCCCAATAGTATTTATGTTCGGTTTTGACCCTATCGGAGCCGGCCTGGTCGAAAACTTTGCACGACCCGGTGGGAACGTTACGGGATTGTCGAATTTTTCCGTCCAGCTAAGTGCGAAGCGGTTGCAGTATCTCAAGGAGATCGTCCCGACGGTTACGCGCGTTGGATTGCTAATCAACCCAAATGTCAAAATATCGAGCCTCTATGTTCAGGAGGCGACGGAGGCCGGGATCAAGCTCGGCGTTGATACCCAAAGTTTCGAGGTTCGCTCGCTCAGCGACTTCGAGCCCGCATTTAACGCGATGGTAAAATTCGGCATGCAAGGGGTGGTCGCTAACGGCGAAAGCTTGATCTTTCAGGCCAGGAAAGCGATCGCGGATCTCGCACTTGCGCGTAATCTGCCGAGCTGCGGCTACGTAAGAGAGCTTCTTGAGGCTGGAGGTCTTATCTCCTATGGAGTTGACCAGCGTGCGATGGCCCGCCGTGTGGCTGTTTACGTTGATCGGATTTTGAAGGGTGAAAAGCCCGCCGAATTGCCCGTTGAGCAACCCACCAGATTTGAGCTGCTCATCAACCTAAAAACCGCCAAGGCGCTCGGTGTGATCGTGCCTCCTACATTGATTACCGGCGCCGACGAGGTAATCGACTAG
- a CDS encoding glutathione S-transferase family protein produces the protein MIKLYWSPRSRSFSTIWLMEESGLPYERVLTDITAGAQKAPDYLKINPMGKVPALTDGDAALGEAAAICAYIADRYPETRLAPDPVDPVRARYLQWLFFSPTCIEPAIIQIFTKIEVPTSTAAWGSATQVFDVLDAALAKGPWILGEKFSAADITIGSGLNFAVRLFKMVPSRPSFEAYLARCMARPAFQRAEKIAAG, from the coding sequence ATGATCAAGCTCTACTGGTCGCCCCGCTCGCGCTCGTTCTCGACGATCTGGCTGATGGAGGAGAGCGGGCTGCCCTATGAGCGCGTGCTGACCGACATCACCGCGGGCGCGCAGAAGGCGCCGGACTATCTGAAGATCAATCCGATGGGCAAGGTGCCGGCGCTGACGGATGGCGACGCCGCACTCGGCGAGGCGGCCGCGATCTGCGCCTACATCGCCGACCGCTATCCGGAGACGCGGCTCGCGCCGGACCCGGTCGATCCGGTTCGCGCGCGCTATCTGCAATGGCTGTTCTTCTCACCGACCTGCATCGAGCCCGCCATCATCCAGATTTTCACCAAGATCGAGGTACCGACCTCGACCGCGGCCTGGGGCAGCGCCACGCAGGTGTTCGATGTGCTCGATGCCGCGCTCGCCAAGGGACCATGGATCCTGGGCGAGAAATTCTCCGCAGCCGACATCACGATCGGCTCGGGGCTGAACTTTGCCGTGCGGCTGTTCAAGATGGTGCCGTCGCGCCCGAGCTTCGAGGCCTATCTCGCGCGCTGCATGGCGCGGCCGGCGTTCCAGCGGGCGGAGAAGATTGCGGCCGGTTAA
- a CDS encoding GNAT family N-acetyltransferase — protein sequence MSSPLIRPARTDEYDEIARVWMESWVSTGLAEASNFLLANLRARIRREIEDGWSLFVADDSGTIAAMLALHLPNHYLDQLFVTPACQGRSLGRQLLAFTRTQLPDEIYLRCVRENEKAWRWYEREGFVFEKEEVASATGFMMKCYRWKRQQHTG from the coding sequence ATGTCGTCTCCCCTCATCCGTCCCGCGCGCACGGACGAATATGACGAGATCGCGCGCGTCTGGATGGAAAGCTGGGTCTCGACCGGGCTTGCCGAGGCCAGCAATTTCCTGCTCGCCAATCTGCGTGCGCGTATCAGGCGCGAGATCGAGGACGGCTGGAGCCTGTTCGTTGCCGACGACAGCGGCACGATCGCAGCCATGCTGGCGCTGCATCTGCCAAATCACTATCTCGACCAGCTCTTCGTCACTCCCGCCTGTCAGGGCCGCTCGCTCGGCCGGCAGTTGCTGGCATTCACGCGAACGCAACTGCCCGACGAAATCTATCTGCGCTGCGTGCGCGAGAACGAAAAGGCCTGGCGCTGGTACGAGCGCGAGGGTTTTGTGTTCGAGAAGGAGGAGGTCGCCTCAGCAACCGGCTTCATGATGAAGTGCTATCGGTGGAAGAGGCAACAGCACACCGGATAG
- a CDS encoding LysR substrate-binding domain-containing protein, with translation MINLTLRQLRYFDALARHGHFGRAAEACSISQPALSMQIKEMEEALGGLLLERSARQVALTRFGEELAQRVRDILRSVDELGDFARASRDQFTGRLRIGMIPTIAPYLLPTITKNLTRLHPELDIRVRETMTPKLIQELAEGRLDTAILALPVSEPSLTEVALFEENFLLVRPGTDEGTPVPSREMLREMRLLLLEEGHCFRDQALSFCNMQTSPPREMLDANSLSTLVQMVSAGIGVTLIPEMAVPVETRSATVSVARFRDPQPSRTIGMVWRKTSPLARQLLQISEVVCLSAGKVRGQPAPGSSARKRA, from the coding sequence ATGATAAATCTGACGCTGCGCCAGCTCCGGTATTTCGATGCGCTGGCGCGTCACGGCCATTTCGGCCGCGCGGCGGAGGCCTGTTCGATCTCGCAACCGGCCTTGTCGATGCAGATCAAGGAGATGGAAGAGGCGCTCGGCGGCCTGCTGCTTGAGCGCAGCGCGCGACAGGTCGCGCTGACGCGCTTCGGCGAGGAACTCGCCCAGCGCGTGCGCGACATTTTGCGCTCGGTTGACGAGCTCGGCGATTTCGCGCGCGCCTCGCGCGACCAGTTCACGGGGCGCCTGCGCATCGGCATGATCCCGACGATCGCGCCTTATCTGCTGCCCACGATCACCAAGAACCTGACGCGCCTGCATCCCGAGCTCGACATTCGCGTGCGCGAGACGATGACGCCAAAGCTGATCCAGGAGCTTGCCGAAGGTCGGCTCGACACCGCGATCCTCGCGCTGCCCGTGTCCGAACCGTCGCTGACCGAGGTCGCCCTGTTCGAGGAGAATTTTTTGCTGGTCCGGCCGGGCACCGACGAGGGGACGCCGGTACCATCAAGGGAGATGCTGCGCGAGATGCGCCTGCTGCTGCTGGAGGAAGGCCATTGCTTCCGCGACCAGGCGCTGTCGTTCTGCAACATGCAGACCTCGCCGCCGCGCGAGATGCTGGATGCGAACTCCTTGTCGACCCTGGTCCAGATGGTCAGCGCCGGCATCGGCGTGACGCTAATTCCGGAAATGGCGGTGCCGGTGGAAACGCGCTCGGCCACGGTGTCGGTCGCGCGCTTCAGGGATCCGCAGCCCTCGCGAACGATCGGCATGGTCTGGCGCAAGACCAGCCCGCTGGCACGGCAACTCCTGCAAATATCCGAGGTGGTGTGCCTGTCCGCGGGCAAGGTGCGCGGGCAGCCTGCGCCCGGATCGTCCGCGCGCAAGCGCGCCTAG
- the katG gene encoding catalase/peroxidase HPI has product MDDKTKCPFSGGKPAPSNREWWPTQLSIEMLHKNSGLSDPMDKEFDYAKEFKTLDLNAVVKDLTALMTDSQEWWPADFGHYGGLMIRMAWHSAGTYRITDGRGGAGAGQQRFAPLNSWPDNANLDKARRLLWPIKQKYGRKLSWADLMVLAGNVALESMGFKTFGFAGGRADVWEPEELYWGPEGTWLGDERYSGERQLAEPLGAVQMGLIYVNPEGPNGKPDPLAAAKDIRETFFRMAMNDEETVALIAGGHTFGKTHGAGDPSLVGPEPEAGALEEQGLGWKSAHASGLAGDSITSGLEVTWTTTPTKWSNNFFENLFKYEWELTKSPGGAQQWTAKGADAVIPDAFDKSKKHRPTMLTTDLSLRLDPAYEKISRRFLENPDQFADAFARAWFKLTHRDMGPIQRYLGPLVPKETLIWQDPIPAVNHEVASDADIASLKTKILASGLSVSELVSTAWASASTFRGSDKRGGANGARIRLAPQKDWEVNQPAQLSKVLSKLEAIQKDYQSGGKKVSLADLIVLGGTAAVEKAAKDAGVEVKVSFTPGRMDASQEQTDVASFAPLEPRADGFRNYVSKKQQFMQVEEALVDRAQLLRLTGPELTVLVGGLRVLGANAGGSKNGVFTSKVGTLSNDFFVNLLDMSAQWAPAADGTYEARDRKTNAVKWTGTRADLIFGSHSQLRAFAEVYASSDAKEKFVKDFAKAWTKVMNLDRFDIA; this is encoded by the coding sequence ATGGACGATAAGACGAAGTGCCCGTTTTCGGGCGGAAAACCCGCGCCGTCGAACCGAGAGTGGTGGCCGACCCAGCTCAGCATCGAGATGCTGCATAAGAACTCCGGCCTGTCGGATCCGATGGACAAGGAGTTTGACTATGCCAAGGAGTTCAAGACCCTCGACCTGAACGCGGTGGTCAAGGACCTGACGGCCCTGATGACGGATTCGCAGGAATGGTGGCCGGCCGACTTCGGTCACTATGGCGGGCTCATGATCCGCATGGCCTGGCACAGCGCGGGCACCTACCGCATCACCGACGGCCGCGGTGGTGCCGGCGCCGGCCAGCAGCGTTTCGCGCCGCTCAACAGCTGGCCCGACAACGCCAACCTCGACAAGGCGCGCCGCCTGCTCTGGCCGATCAAGCAGAAGTACGGCCGCAAGCTGTCATGGGCGGACCTGATGGTGCTCGCCGGCAACGTCGCGCTGGAATCGATGGGCTTCAAGACTTTTGGTTTCGCCGGCGGCCGTGCCGACGTGTGGGAGCCGGAAGAACTGTACTGGGGTCCTGAAGGCACCTGGCTCGGTGACGAGCGCTACAGCGGCGAGCGCCAGCTCGCAGAGCCGCTCGGCGCCGTGCAGATGGGCCTCATCTACGTCAACCCGGAAGGACCGAACGGCAAGCCCGATCCGCTCGCTGCCGCGAAGGACATCCGCGAAACCTTCTTCCGGATGGCGATGAACGACGAGGAAACCGTCGCGCTGATCGCCGGCGGCCACACCTTCGGCAAGACGCACGGTGCCGGCGATCCGTCGCTGGTCGGACCGGAGCCGGAGGCCGGCGCGCTCGAGGAGCAGGGTCTCGGCTGGAAGAGCGCACATGCTTCGGGCCTCGCGGGCGATTCCATCACCAGCGGTCTCGAGGTCACCTGGACCACGACGCCGACGAAGTGGAGTAACAATTTCTTCGAGAACCTGTTCAAGTACGAATGGGAGCTGACGAAGAGCCCGGGCGGCGCGCAGCAATGGACGGCCAAGGGCGCCGACGCCGTCATTCCAGATGCCTTCGACAAGTCGAAGAAGCATCGGCCGACCATGCTGACGACCGACCTCTCGCTGCGCCTCGATCCGGCCTATGAGAAGATCTCGCGTCGCTTCCTGGAGAATCCCGATCAGTTCGCGGACGCGTTTGCCCGCGCCTGGTTCAAGCTTACCCATCGCGACATGGGCCCGATCCAGCGCTATCTCGGCCCGCTCGTGCCGAAGGAGACGCTGATCTGGCAGGATCCGATTCCGGCGGTGAATCATGAGGTCGCCAGCGATGCCGATATCGCGTCGCTGAAGACGAAGATCCTGGCGTCGGGCCTCTCGGTTTCCGAGCTGGTCTCCACCGCCTGGGCATCGGCTTCGACCTTCCGCGGCTCCGACAAGCGTGGCGGCGCCAATGGCGCGCGCATTCGCCTGGCTCCGCAGAAGGACTGGGAGGTGAACCAGCCAGCCCAGCTTTCGAAGGTGCTGAGCAAGCTCGAAGCCATCCAGAAGGACTATCAGTCCGGCGGCAAGAAAGTCTCGCTCGCCGACCTGATCGTTCTCGGCGGCACCGCCGCGGTCGAGAAGGCCGCCAAGGACGCCGGTGTCGAGGTGAAGGTTTCCTTCACGCCGGGTCGCATGGATGCGTCGCAGGAGCAGACCGACGTCGCCTCCTTCGCACCGCTGGAGCCGCGCGCCGATGGCTTCCGCAACTATGTCAGCAAGAAGCAGCAGTTCATGCAGGTCGAGGAAGCCCTGGTGGACCGCGCGCAATTGCTGCGGCTCACCGGACCGGAGCTGACCGTTCTCGTCGGCGGTCTGCGCGTGCTCGGAGCCAATGCGGGTGGTTCGAAGAACGGTGTCTTCACCTCGAAGGTGGGAACGCTGAGCAACGACTTCTTCGTCAACCTGCTCGACATGAGCGCACAGTGGGCGCCAGCTGCTGACGGCACCTATGAGGCACGTGATCGCAAGACCAACGCGGTGAAGTGGACCGGCACGCGCGCCGACCTGATCTTCGGCTCGCACTCGCAGCTCCGCGCCTTTGCCGAGGTCTATGCCTCGTCGGATGCGAAGGAGAAGTTCGTCAAGGACTTCGCCAAGGCCTGGACCAAGGTGATGAACCTCGACCGGTTCGACATCGCCTGA
- the pnp gene encoding polyribonucleotide nucleotidyltransferase, whose protein sequence is MFNKHSVEIDWGGRPLKLETGKIARQADGAVVATYGETVVLATVVAAKAPREGVDFLPLTVDYQEKTYAAGRIPGGYFKREGRPTEKETLVSRLIDRPIRPLFVDGWRNETQVIVTVLSHDMENDPDIVALVASSAALTLSGAPFKGPIGAARVGFANDEFILNPTLDEMVDTQLDLVVAGTADAVLMVESEAKELNEDIMLGAVMFGHRHFQPVINAIIELAEKAAKEPREVTTIDNSALEKEMLGIVEQELRAAYAIPVKQERYAAVGKVKEKVIAHYFPEGQEPKYDKLRIGAVFKELEAKIVRWNILDTGKRIDGRDSKTVRNIIAEVGILPRAHGSALFTRGETQAMVVTTLGTGEDEQYIDALSGTYKETFLLHYNFPPYSVGETGRLGGTKRRETGHGKLAWRAIHPVLPPHHEFPYTIRVVSEITESNGSSSMASVCGASLALMDAGVPLKRPTAGIAMGLILEDKRFAVLSDILGDEDHLGDMDFKVAGTDQGITSLQMDIKIEGITEEIMRVALGQAKEGRIHILGEMSKALTVARAELGEYAPRIETFKIPTDKIREVIGTGGKVIREIVEKTGAKVNIEDDGTVKVASSDGEAMKAAIKWIKSIASEPEVGQIYDGTVVKVMEFGAFVNFFGSKDGLVHISQLAANRVQKTSDVVKEGDKVKVKLLGFDDRGKTRLSMKVVDQTTGEDLEAKDKAGEQAPREAAGE, encoded by the coding sequence ATGTTCAATAAACATTCAGTCGAGATCGACTGGGGCGGACGCCCTCTCAAGCTTGAAACCGGCAAGATCGCCCGCCAGGCCGACGGCGCCGTGGTCGCGACCTACGGCGAGACCGTGGTGCTCGCCACCGTCGTTGCAGCGAAGGCGCCGCGCGAAGGCGTCGACTTCCTGCCGCTGACCGTCGACTACCAGGAAAAGACCTATGCCGCGGGCCGCATTCCCGGCGGCTATTTCAAGCGCGAGGGCCGTCCGACCGAGAAGGAGACGCTGGTCTCCCGCCTGATCGACCGTCCGATCCGTCCGCTGTTCGTCGACGGCTGGCGCAACGAGACCCAGGTCATCGTCACCGTGCTGTCGCACGACATGGAGAACGATCCCGATATCGTGGCGCTGGTGGCGTCGTCCGCTGCCCTCACCCTGTCCGGCGCGCCCTTCAAGGGTCCGATCGGCGCCGCGCGCGTCGGCTTCGCCAATGACGAGTTCATCCTCAACCCGACGCTCGACGAGATGGTCGACACCCAGCTCGACCTCGTCGTCGCCGGCACCGCCGACGCCGTGCTGATGGTGGAATCGGAAGCCAAGGAACTGAACGAAGACATCATGCTCGGCGCTGTGATGTTCGGTCACCGCCACTTCCAGCCGGTGATCAACGCGATCATCGAGCTTGCCGAGAAGGCCGCGAAAGAGCCGCGCGAGGTCACCACGATCGACAATTCGGCGCTCGAGAAGGAAATGCTCGGCATCGTCGAGCAGGAGCTGCGCGCCGCCTACGCCATTCCGGTCAAGCAGGAACGCTACGCCGCGGTCGGCAAGGTCAAGGAAAAGGTGATCGCCCATTATTTCCCTGAAGGGCAGGAGCCGAAATACGACAAGCTGCGCATCGGCGCCGTGTTCAAGGAGCTCGAAGCCAAGATCGTTCGTTGGAACATTCTCGACACCGGCAAGCGCATCGACGGCCGCGATTCCAAGACCGTACGCAACATCATCGCCGAAGTCGGCATCCTGCCGCGCGCCCACGGCTCGGCGCTGTTCACCCGCGGCGAGACCCAGGCGATGGTCGTGACCACGCTCGGCACCGGCGAGGACGAGCAGTACATCGACGCGCTGTCGGGAACGTACAAGGAGACGTTCCTGCTGCACTACAACTTCCCGCCCTATTCGGTCGGTGAGACCGGCCGCCTGGGCGGCACCAAGCGCCGCGAGACCGGCCACGGCAAGCTCGCCTGGCGCGCCATCCACCCGGTGCTGCCGCCGCATCACGAGTTCCCCTACACGATCCGCGTGGTCTCGGAGATCACCGAGTCCAACGGCTCCTCGTCGATGGCGTCGGTCTGCGGCGCCTCGCTCGCGCTGATGGACGCCGGCGTGCCGTTGAAGCGGCCGACCGCGGGCATCGCGATGGGCCTGATCCTCGAGGACAAGCGCTTTGCGGTTCTGTCGGACATCCTGGGTGACGAAGATCACCTCGGCGACATGGACTTCAAGGTCGCCGGCACCGATCAGGGCATCACCTCGCTCCAGATGGACATCAAGATCGAGGGCATCACCGAGGAGATCATGCGGGTCGCACTTGGCCAGGCCAAGGAAGGACGCATCCACATCCTCGGCGAGATGTCGAAGGCCCTCACCGTTGCGCGCGCCGAACTCGGCGAATACGCGCCGCGCATCGAGACCTTCAAGATCCCGACCGACAAGATCCGCGAAGTGATCGGCACCGGCGGCAAGGTGATCCGCGAGATCGTCGAGAAGACCGGCGCCAAGGTCAACATCGAGGACGACGGCACCGTGAAGGTCGCCTCCAGCGATGGCGAGGCGATGAAGGCCGCGATCAAGTGGATCAAGTCGATCGCGTCCGAGCCGGAAGTCGGCCAGATCTATGACGGCACCGTCGTCAAGGTGATGGAATTCGGCGCGTTCGTGAACTTCTTCGGCTCCAAGGACGGCCTCGTCCACATCAGCCAGCTCGCGGCCAACCGCGTGCAGAAGACCTCCGACGTCGTCAAGGAAGGCGACAAGGTCAAGGTCAAGCTGCTCGGCTTCGACGACCGCGGCAAGACCCGCCTGTCGATGAAGGTCGTCGACCAGACCACCGGCGAGGACCTCGAGGCCAAGGACAAGGCCGGCGAGCAGGCGCCGCGCGAAGCGGCCGGCGAGTAA
- the rpsO gene encoding 30S ribosomal protein S15, with translation MSIAAERKAEVIKTNATKAGDTGSPEVQVAILSERINNLTNHFKTHVKDNHSRRGLLKLVSTRRSLLDYLKKKDEARYKALLEKHNIRR, from the coding sequence ATGTCGATTGCCGCCGAACGCAAAGCGGAAGTCATCAAGACGAATGCCACCAAAGCCGGTGACACCGGTTCGCCAGAGGTCCAGGTCGCGATCCTTTCGGAACGCATTAACAACCTCACGAACCATTTCAAGACCCACGTGAAGGACAACCATTCGCGTCGCGGCCTCCTGAAGCTGGTGTCGACGCGCCGCTCGCTCCTCGACTACCTGAAGAAGAAGGACGAGGCGCGATACAAGGCGCTGCTCGAGAAGCACAACATTCGTCGTTAA